ATCAACTTTGACgttattaaacaataatttgtttaGAAGAGAATGcacaatttctatttataatatataatgcgaaaattatttaacaatttaaaGATGTCAATCAAGTATTCACTTTATTAGTCAACTTTATAGAAGTAGGTGAGTGTATATAGAAATGTTCATAGGAATAAACACGTGTTTATAGTATTGACCTTGTAACCATTAACTTTGTTTACTtaatacatattattttattcaaatttggtaaattcatttttaatggAGTACCATCTTcatcatatttaataaaattgatttagaatggtgcattttttcaatattccagCATTATTATTCACCAGCTGAGAACAAATCTGATCTTTCTACACAAGTTACTCCCAGTAGCACTTCTTGTGGCACTCCAGTTATGTCATCAAATGGATATATGCGCTCCAGGAATAGTTTGTCAAGTAGAAAAGTACCACCGGAGGTTCCTAAAAGAACTTCCAGCATTTCGTCTAAATCCATAGAACCGCATCGCCAAAAAAGTAATGGGTTAATAAAAACTACGGAAAACGGGTCTTTATCAAGTGTACAAAGTTCTGGCAGCGATAGTAGTATTTCTACTGAAAGgtaacaatataaacaaaattataattaatgaataaaaaatgaaaagaaaaattttgttggttaATTTAAATCAACCAATTACGCTCGGATCCGAAGTTCATTCATTCGTTGGTAATATcaattactaatatttatttcgGTAATGTTGGTAATGTCAATGTATGTTGAGTTACAGCCTCcaaatgttcaaataaaaagtaGGGAAATGTGTGGTACATAATTTGGAAATTCCTTTCATTTCTCAttcaaacaacaaatttattgcaaaagttgatacttaaaaaaattatttattcaaacaaattcAGTACAACAAACTTAAATCTCGAAAGGTAATACCATTTAGTTCCCgataataatgaatgaattgaaACTCATTATCAATACTTGCTACTAACACatggttttatttgaaattcctCAGCTTGGTGCCTAGTAGTAGTTTGAAAACTGTTTGTTTGTGAAATTATACACAAAGGATCcagtaaaagatttattcaagaaaaaatgaCAAACTTACTTATAACCGACATTcaacaaacttcattttttttaacaagagAATTCAAATTTCACTACACTAGCGCTCTCTAAGGCCTAAGACTGAGCCAGGATATACATAGTTCCAAGCGCGCCAAATACAAAATGAACTTCATAGTTTACAAGTGCTCAGGGCACAGTTACCCAGTCATAGACTGTTTCATTGTATCTCAACTGCTCTAAGTTGATTTAACTGGTGACTGGGTTCCTGATCTGATGTcgctaatgtatatatatatatatatatatatatatatatatatatatatatatatatatatatatatatatatatatatatatatatatatatatatatatcttctaGCCATTACGAcaagccattggggatgttagatgttaatatcgacaaacatgtcgattgacatcacgctcttcagaggagatgtaattcaatcttcgtcgaggcattagccaatAAAGTAGCTGTTTTCTCCcttgaagaacggcagaatccattttcgaaatatcaaatttcgaaattatttcaggggtgaatagtagaaataattaattttgatatatttgacacTTGATATATATCAAACCCTTTAAAATTTCAGTGCAGAACTACTGTCAAAAGCTTGGACTAATTGATGTATAATTTGTTCTAGTAGATGAAGATTACCAAATCCTTATATACAactcttctttttatttatttataaagtcGGTCCTTTCAGATTATCGAACTGTATCGATTCGCACATTCATATGTATGTACaggtgaataaaaaatatttattcaggaTAGATCTTCAGCTTTACTGTATATCTACCGCTATAGCATTTACAATATGGTTATTATAATGATGATCATTTTGACCATCAAGCATGCAAGACTCAAAAATAATCTAGCtgcatttcattttataatatttaaacacCATCTAGGCGTTCCTTTTGACACTAAAACGACTTTTATTAGTTATAAGCAAGAAAAGAGGGGACCTGTTATCTCGAGCAATACATTAGTAGTTCAGCACATATGGGAAGAGTTATAAAAACATCCACTGCCTTTttagatataataatatttattcaatatatattcaataaaaagttactttataataaataaagaataatacTAGGTACTATTAAAGTTCAAAGCAGCGCCCACCCtacagttttttaatatttaatactgGTTCCTTCCCGCTGGTGAATGCAACCAGTGCGAGGGAATATCTAAACAAATTACTACTATGTATATGGCAACAAGTATGGCGTCAGTATAATTAgataagtataaaattttccattctACATAATTTGGTACTAGGCATCTTTGTGATAGTTGTTCTGTTAAGCAGTTGTTTGGTTAATTAACATTCAGATAATCGAAGTTTCACTGtatgtgaaaaatatgaataagaaataatttcgTTCATTTGGCAAAAAAAAACGTAACATTATCGTGAACTCAATGATTTTACTTGTACAACTAAATTGGGGATTTATAACTATCGCTTTAAGGTGATTCAAGTAGACATGACTTTATGaagttagaaaatatacttttctaaTATTGAATTTCCTCtaaatgtcaataataattTCAGATTACAGTGTGAATATGCTAGTTCGCCAGTGTGGAAACGGAAAGGTAACAACAGTGGGTCCGAATATGCAGAGCCGGCATTAGAGACTAGTCTTGGAAATATATCTAATGTTAGTTCATCGACTTATACTTTAGTAGAGAGAGGAACAGATCAACAGAACCCCAATAGTTATAAGATTTCAGAAACCATTAGGAAACGGCAATACCGCGTGGGTCTTAACTTATTTAATAAGAAACCAGAAAAAGGTATCGCCTATCTCATCAGAAGAAGCTTTTTAGACAATTCTCCGCAAGGTTTGTAAAAAGTCTCTTATCATTGATGTATATTTAGTgtttcaatgtttattttaatgttatagGAGTAGCTAGATTTCTTATTTCGCGGAAGGGCTTGAGTAAACAAATGATTGGGGAATATTTAGGAAATTTACAAAGTCCTTTCTGTATGGCTGTGTTGGAATGTTTTGCTGCCGAGCTGGATCTTTCTGGCATGCAAGTTGATGTTGCATTGAGAAAATTCCAACAACATTTCCGAATGCCCGGAGAAGCTCAGAAAATTGAAAGATTAATGGAAGTTTTCTCCCAACGATATTGTCAGTGCAATGTAGATATTGTTGGACGACTGAGATCACCAGATACTGTAAGTATATTCAATTTGCTATATCGTCCTGAAAATTATTTGGTTAAGGTTTGTTTATTACTGCagctttttgtttatatataaataaatctatatatgaatcaaattttttatgattttagatttttgttcTCGCTTTTGCAATAATCATGCTTAATACAGATTTGCATACTCCAAGTATAAAGCCAGAAAGGCGCATGCGCTGtgaagattttattaaaaacttaagAGGTATTGATGATTGCGGAGACATTGATACTGACATGTTAGTAGGAATATACGATAGAGTGAAAGCCAACGAATTCAAACCTGGATCAGATCACGTGACACAAGTAATGAAAGTACAAAGTACTATAGGTAAGTTTTGTAATTTGGGGTATAGGAGCGATGTATTAAATAATGTGTTGAGTTTTATTCTTAACAATATATTCCCTTTTTTAGTGGGAAAAAAACCAAATATGGCTCTACCACATCGCAGGTTGGTGTGCTACTGTCGTTTATATGAGATCCCGGATATCTATAAGAAAGAGAGACCTGGTGTGCATCAAAGAGAAGTGTTTCTTTTTAATGATCTTCTagtaattacaaaaattctGAGCAAGAAAAAATCATCAGTTACATACACTTTTAGAAATAGTTACCCTTTGTGTGGCATGGTTGTAACTCTATTTGACGTTCCACGTAAGTTtcttatattcaaaatttcaaacatttcttttatCTATTATCATATAATTGAAACtccaaaaaaatagtaaatgtgGAGTATATCTCAGGACTAAAACAGATTTGTGTCTATGTACAACAAATTGCAGAAACCGCTTATTATTTCAGATAAAGTGAATGCTTATTTATTTGGTAATTATCACAATATCTGTTACcaaccattaaaaatttcacatcaGAAGTGAATATTATGTCTAACACTCTTCACACTTAAATGTAACATGGTTCTCATATGTTCTCTTTTGGTTTCTTAGatgaaagaaattaatattcaattgattactataattcataattatgctttaatttattttagattatcCATATGGTATAAGACTAAGCCAGCGAGTAGATCAAAAAATACTAGTTACATTTAATGCCAGAAACGAACATGATAGATGTAAGTTTGCAGAAGATTTGAAAGAGGCTGTTAGTGAAATGGATGAAATGGAAAATCTTCGAATAGAAGCTGAATTAGAAAGACAAAAATCTAATAGGGGAGGAGGCAGAACAGGTAATCGtatattcattcataattttaatactgATGAAAGATTACctaaaagttatttaaacaatttgcTCAGTCAAATTTGGAGGAAATAGCGGACtgtatttgatattaattgttgtaaGTGTGGTGACCACGCCATGGTCCCTTGCATTTCATAGAACTTGATACAGGTACGCATTTCTCCCAACAACtccctcaataaaacaataatccttaCACCCCTGACTGACCGACACCTGACCCAGTAAATTCCAAGCTACCTTCTTTTTAGGAATTTAAATTCTCCTTCCTTCTATAACCTTCCTAATTTCCTAATAGCATACAATTAAATCAATCCTCTCCGATATATCTGTTACACGTCGTAGGAAAAACCAATATAACTGCCTACTTCTAACTTATCATTGTTCCATTCTTACACAAACCCAGGTAAGACATTTTGAATcgaagaaaatttcattctgTCTCGGAGCAGTACAGCAATCAGATCTAGAACGCCGAGTTCTCAGTGGAGCTACACAGTTTTCAGAGATTCGGCTCGCTCGACGTagtttatatcatatatatttttgtgtatattattttgttgatttatatACAGGAAGTTTTAAGTTATCGAACTTTGTCCATTATGCTACCTCTTCACTATCTTTGACATTAAAACTAGCGTTCACAACTGGTGACCCTGAAGTGATAAGCAAAAGACGCGAGAacagtaaacattttttgtgggCGTAAAGAGTATGTACGCAGTGTGAAGTGCAGTGATAGCTCTTTGGTTCGTTTCTCGTCAAAGAAAAACAGCGAACTTCGTTTCATTACGTCTACCAGCATTCTTACCTACGAAACCGGCACTCTGGTCCGCGATCGTAAAATGAAATTCCTTTGCACATATTATAATAGACGAAGGGGAAAAATTCATTTCCACGATCGTGGCACTAAACCCGATATACAATGCCCAATGCGGCAGAGCTTTCACCGAAGAAACCTTACCCACATTCTGGATTAGACGTTACTCGCAGCCATTCGAATGATTATGGCTACACAGTAAAAAACAACCACTTAACGAAGCCGCAGAATTCACAGATCCGAACGCCTTCATGACAACAAGAAAAGAGCATCAAATCGCTGAGACCTCTGTAGCTGGTATGCTGACGGAAAAATTTGACCAGCTTGCTCTCGATTTGAGTCGAAAAATCGAAACAATTTCAACATGCTCTTCGGACAACCTACACGCCGCGATCATTATCGCGCACATCCGTGCGTTCACGGGATatctaaaatttgaaaaatgaaaaaaatgacgGTGATATCTGATAGTATCACTCCAAACATGGAGCTGGAGCGAAAAGTGCCACCATTTTGCAAGTTTACGGGAAACGCACACGGCGGTCGTTAAAGGCGGTGGCCAACAACAGCCGATATTCGCGTCTCCTATTTGTTAAAGATCAAGGGACAAAGAAGTATTTCTTGATTGACACCGGCACCGACATATGCGTCGTCCCTCGCGCTATGATGAACAGGTCGACGAAGAAGACCAAATACGAGCTCGCAGCAGCAAATGGTTCTACAATCCCCATGTATGGCATGATTGCGTTTAGATTAAATTTTGGCCTCTGACGCCCATTTGCGTGGAACTTTGTCATCGCCGATGTCACGAAACGAAACCGATCATTGGTATCGATTTCTTGGCACATCTCGGAGTCCTCTTAGACGCTCAAGACGGTTTAGCAGCGACATACGTACGTAAAAGTAATCTCTGGTGATATGCCGTATCACAAAATCCTCGCGAATTTTCCCGAGGTTAGGCGTCTTGTTGGCATGCACCAGAAATACGCCATATCACGAAACACTACATCAAAACAACAACGAAGTGCTTCGAGACCTGGATTTCGTATTCGTTTATCTGGATGATGTTTTGAGAGTGTCCCATAATGAGGCACAACACCAAGACCGTCTGAGATAAGTGTTCTAAAGGCTAGCAAACGTAATCAACATATATAAGTGCGTATTCGGCGTCAACGAGGTAGTATTCCATGGTTACAACGATACAACAAAGACAAAATCAAGCCACCGACTTAGAAAGTCCAGGCGATCCTCGATTACCTACAATCGCAGACGTCAAACAGCTGCGTCAGTACCTtggtatattaaatttttcccGAATTGTCAAGCCGCATACAGCGCAGAAGCTAGATCCTTTGAACGAGATGCTAAAGGGAGACTTGGAAGAAAAGACCACGATACAATGGACCTCAGCAACGAAGCAGGTATTCGAAAAGACAAAACAAGACCTAGTGAAAGCCA
This portion of the Diorhabda sublineata isolate icDioSubl1.1 chromosome X, icDioSubl1.1, whole genome shotgun sequence genome encodes:
- the LOC130451778 gene encoding IQ motif and SEC7 domain-containing protein 1 isoform X3, yielding MRGSNSSSTSVNYRYQPGRYSSLSPLRSPSVTSVSDVCDKTVVRIRRTGLQQERIRVVCTTRRQHVSRLVTVSDACHSLPALRKHITVISFPPKMERSQIVNSMGSSDHIQEQTYIQAPSFVQSQNYVNNSSGSIYCRSPNSTNYVSVAQPLHKKGSLRNGDVLKRSRVQTTYELSQDILDKQIEVLERKYGGDKARNAALTIQRAFRRYTLLKKFAAITAMAKAEKRISRRLPATTEDYNQTPTTEQPCNEYAYSFDNHDCNSLRMMPVRSMSLRERRHIDNMHLPRSQSGTPTVCWQNYSSSSLQHYYSPAENKSDLSTQVTPSSTSCGTPVMSSNGYMRSRNSLSSRKVPPEVPKRTSSISSKSIEPHRQKSNGLIKTTENGSLSSVQSSGSDSSISTERLQCEYASSPVWKRKGNNSGSEYAEPALETSLGNISNVSSSTYTLVERGTDQQNPNSYKISETIRKRQYRVGLNLFNKKPEKGIAYLIRRSFLDNSPQGVARFLISRKGLSKQMIGEYLGNLQSPFCMAVLECFAAELDLSGMQVDVALRKFQQHFRMPGEAQKIERLMEVFSQRYCQCNVDIVGRLRSPDTIFVLAFAIIMLNTDLHTPSIKPERRMRCEDFIKNLRGIDDCGDIDTDMLVGIYDRVKANEFKPGSDHVTQVMKVQSTIVGKKPNMALPHRRLVCYCRLYEIPDIYKKERPGVHQREVFLFNDLLVITKILSKKKSSVTYTFRNSYPLCGMVVTLFDVPHYPYGIRLSQRVDQKILVTFNARNEHDRCKFAEDLKEAVSEMDEMENLRIEAELERQKSNRGGGRTGTENRDSGVADVEVCPYQCPCSQLPSMSANEEEIHNDPQIKRSALSNSLLDIHEQFLVLPLRTC
- the LOC130451778 gene encoding IQ motif and SEC7 domain-containing protein 1 isoform X2, producing the protein MAGSDIDINSLLAQRDAIIREQRDQIIRLKRELDGVASERDLLLCENSNLRFELEMVELKRLQDESFPPKMERSQIVNSMGSSDHIQEQTYIQAPSFVQSQNYVNNSSGSIYCRSPNSTNYVSVAQPLHKKGSLRNGDVLKRSRVQTTYELSQDILDKQIEVLERKYGGDKARNAALTIQRAFRRYTLLKKFAAITAMAKAEKRISRRLPATTEDYNQTPTTEQPCNEYAYSFDNHDCNSLRMMPVRSMSLRERRHIDNMHLPRSQSGTPTVCWQNYSSSSLQHYYSPAENKSDLSTQVTPSSTSCGTPVMSSNGYMRSRNSLSSRKVPPEVPKRTSSISSKSIEPHRQKSNGLIKTTENGSLSSVQSSGSDSSISTERLQCEYASSPVWKRKGNNSGSEYAEPALETSLGNISNVSSSTYTLVERGTDQQNPNSYKISETIRKRQYRVGLNLFNKKPEKGIAYLIRRSFLDNSPQGVARFLISRKGLSKQMIGEYLGNLQSPFCMAVLECFAAELDLSGMQVDVALRKFQQHFRMPGEAQKIERLMEVFSQRYCQCNVDIVGRLRSPDTIFVLAFAIIMLNTDLHTPSIKPERRMRCEDFIKNLRGIDDCGDIDTDMLVGIYDRVKANEFKPGSDHVTQVMKVQSTIVGKKPNMALPHRRLVCYCRLYEIPDIYKKERPGVHQREVFLFNDLLVITKILSKKKSSVTYTFRNSYPLCGMVVTLFDVPHYPYGIRLSQRVDQKILVTFNARNEHDRCKFAEDLKEAVSEMDEMENLRIEAELERQKSNRGGGRTGTENRDSGVADVEVCPYQCPCSQLPSMSANEEEIHNDPQIKRSALSNSLLDIHEQFAGEKAQRRGSVGSLDSGMSVSFQSTSASSCSRNDKLAVKQGGKSGILNLQGHQSHQGFLGGIFKKQSSGAKSTEV
- the LOC130451778 gene encoding IQ motif and SEC7 domain-containing protein 1 isoform X1, with protein sequence MRGSNSSSTSVNYRYQPGRYSSLSPLRSPSVTSVSDVCDKTVVRIRRTGLQQERIRVVCTTRRQHVSRLVTVSDACHSLPALRKHITVISFPPKMERSQIVNSMGSSDHIQEQTYIQAPSFVQSQNYVNNSSGSIYCRSPNSTNYVSVAQPLHKKGSLRNGDVLKRSRVQTTYELSQDILDKQIEVLERKYGGDKARNAALTIQRAFRRYTLLKKFAAITAMAKAEKRISRRLPATTEDYNQTPTTEQPCNEYAYSFDNHDCNSLRMMPVRSMSLRERRHIDNMHLPRSQSGTPTVCWQNYSSSSLQHYYSPAENKSDLSTQVTPSSTSCGTPVMSSNGYMRSRNSLSSRKVPPEVPKRTSSISSKSIEPHRQKSNGLIKTTENGSLSSVQSSGSDSSISTERLQCEYASSPVWKRKGNNSGSEYAEPALETSLGNISNVSSSTYTLVERGTDQQNPNSYKISETIRKRQYRVGLNLFNKKPEKGIAYLIRRSFLDNSPQGVARFLISRKGLSKQMIGEYLGNLQSPFCMAVLECFAAELDLSGMQVDVALRKFQQHFRMPGEAQKIERLMEVFSQRYCQCNVDIVGRLRSPDTIFVLAFAIIMLNTDLHTPSIKPERRMRCEDFIKNLRGIDDCGDIDTDMLVGIYDRVKANEFKPGSDHVTQVMKVQSTIVGKKPNMALPHRRLVCYCRLYEIPDIYKKERPGVHQREVFLFNDLLVITKILSKKKSSVTYTFRNSYPLCGMVVTLFDVPHYPYGIRLSQRVDQKILVTFNARNEHDRCKFAEDLKEAVSEMDEMENLRIEAELERQKSNRGGGRTGTENRDSGVADVEVCPYQCPCSQLPSMSANEEEIHNDPQIKRSALSNSLLDIHEQFAGEKAQRRGSVGSLDSGMSVSFQSTSASSCSRNDKLAVKQGGKSGILNLQGHQSHQGFLGGIFKKQSSGAKSTEV
- the LOC130451778 gene encoding IQ motif and SEC7 domain-containing protein 1 isoform X5, which produces MERSQIVNSMGSSDHIQEQTYIQAPSFVQSQNYVNNSSGSIYCRSPNSTNYVSVAQPLHKKGSLRNGDVLKRSRVQTTYELSQDILDKQIEVLERKYGGDKARNAALTIQRAFRRYTLLKKFAAITAMAKAEKRISRRLPATTEDYNQTPTTEQPCNEYAYSFDNHDCNSLRMMPVRSMSLRERRHIDNMHLPRSQSGTPTVCWQNYSSSSLQHYYSPAENKSDLSTQVTPSSTSCGTPVMSSNGYMRSRNSLSSRKVPPEVPKRTSSISSKSIEPHRQKSNGLIKTTENGSLSSVQSSGSDSSISTERLQCEYASSPVWKRKGNNSGSEYAEPALETSLGNISNVSSSTYTLVERGTDQQNPNSYKISETIRKRQYRVGLNLFNKKPEKGIAYLIRRSFLDNSPQGVARFLISRKGLSKQMIGEYLGNLQSPFCMAVLECFAAELDLSGMQVDVALRKFQQHFRMPGEAQKIERLMEVFSQRYCQCNVDIVGRLRSPDTIFVLAFAIIMLNTDLHTPSIKPERRMRCEDFIKNLRGIDDCGDIDTDMLVGIYDRVKANEFKPGSDHVTQVMKVQSTIVGKKPNMALPHRRLVCYCRLYEIPDIYKKERPGVHQREVFLFNDLLVITKILSKKKSSVTYTFRNSYPLCGMVVTLFDVPHYPYGIRLSQRVDQKILVTFNARNEHDRCKFAEDLKEAVSEMDEMENLRIEAELERQKSNRGGGRTGTENRDSGVADVEVCPYQCPCSQLPSMSANEEEIHNDPQIKRSALSNSLLDIHEQFAGEKAQRRGSVGSLDSGMSVSFQSTSASSCSRNDKLAVKQGGKSGILNLQGHQSHQGFLGGIFKKQSSGAKSTEV
- the LOC130451778 gene encoding IQ motif and SEC7 domain-containing protein 1 isoform X4 yields the protein MAGSDIDINSLLAQRDAIIREQRDQIIRLKRELDGVASERDLLLCENSNLRFELEMVELKRLQDESFPPKMERSQIVNSMGSSDHIQEQTYIQAPSFVQSQNYVNNSSGSIYCRSPNSTNYVSVAQPLHKKGSLRNGDVLKRSRVQTTYELSQDILDKQIEVLERKYGGDKARNAALTIQRAFRRYTLLKKFAAITAMAKAEKRISRRLPATTEDYNQTPTTEQPCNEYAYSFDNHDCNSLRMMPVRSMSLRERRHIDNMHLPRSQSGTPTVCWQNYSSSSLQHYYSPAENKSDLSTQVTPSSTSCGTPVMSSNGYMRSRNSLSSRKVPPEVPKRTSSISSKSIEPHRQKSNGLIKTTENGSLSSVQSSGSDSSISTERLQCEYASSPVWKRKGNNSGSEYAEPALETSLGNISNVSSSTYTLVERGTDQQNPNSYKISETIRKRQYRVGLNLFNKKPEKGIAYLIRRSFLDNSPQGVARFLISRKGLSKQMIGEYLGNLQSPFCMAVLECFAAELDLSGMQVDVALRKFQQHFRMPGEAQKIERLMEVFSQRYCQCNVDIVGRLRSPDTIFVLAFAIIMLNTDLHTPSIKPERRMRCEDFIKNLRGIDDCGDIDTDMLVGIYDRVKANEFKPGSDHVTQVMKVQSTIVGKKPNMALPHRRLVCYCRLYEIPDIYKKERPGVHQREVFLFNDLLVITKILSKKKSSVTYTFRNSYPLCGMVVTLFDVPHYPYGIRLSQRVDQKILVTFNARNEHDRCKFAEDLKEAVSEMDEMENLRIEAELERQKSNRGGGRTGTENRDSGVADVEVCPYQCPCSQLPSMSANEEEIHNDPQIKRSALSNSLLDIHEQFLVLPLRTC